A stretch of Algiphilus sp. DNA encodes these proteins:
- the argB gene encoding acetylglutamate kinase, with protein sequence MALNADTAMQVAHVLTEALPYIRRFAGRTVVVKYGGNAMENPQQATSFARDITLMKLVGIHPVVVHGGGPQIGQHLEKLGIASRFVNGLRVTDAATMEVVEMMLGGHVNKALVAAINQQGGRAVGLTGKDGGLIRARKLPSEEDIGQVGEVAAIDPEVITHLEAGGFIPVIAPVGVGEDGAAYNINADTVAGKIASVLRAEKLMLLSNIRGVLDTGGNLLTGLDTHEVDALIADGTIHGGMLPKIACALDAVKSGVRAVHIVDGRVEHAVLLELFTDEGVGTLIKA encoded by the coding sequence ATGGCGCTCAACGCCGATACCGCCATGCAGGTCGCGCACGTCCTCACCGAGGCGCTGCCGTACATCCGCCGCTTCGCCGGCAGGACGGTCGTCGTCAAGTACGGCGGCAACGCCATGGAGAACCCGCAGCAGGCGACCTCCTTCGCGCGCGACATCACGCTGATGAAGCTGGTCGGCATCCACCCGGTTGTGGTGCACGGCGGCGGCCCGCAGATCGGCCAGCATCTCGAGAAGCTGGGCATCGCCTCGCGCTTCGTCAACGGCCTGCGCGTGACCGACGCCGCCACCATGGAGGTGGTCGAGATGATGCTCGGCGGCCACGTCAACAAGGCGCTGGTCGCGGCCATCAACCAGCAGGGCGGCCGCGCGGTCGGCCTCACCGGCAAGGACGGTGGCCTGATCCGCGCGCGCAAGCTGCCCTCCGAGGAGGACATCGGCCAGGTCGGCGAGGTCGCCGCCATCGATCCCGAGGTGATCACGCATCTGGAGGCCGGTGGCTTCATCCCGGTGATCGCGCCGGTGGGCGTGGGCGAAGACGGTGCGGCTTACAACATCAACGCCGATACCGTGGCGGGCAAGATCGCCTCGGTGCTCAGGGCCGAGAAGCTCATGCTGCTGTCGAACATCCGCGGCGTGCTCGATACCGGCGGCAACCTGCTGACCGGCCTGGACACCCACGAGGTTGACGCGCTGATCGCCGACGGCACCATCCACGGCGGCATGCTGCCCAAGATCGCCTGCGCACTCGACGCGGTGAAGAGCGGCGTGCGCGCCGTGCACATCGTCGACGGCCGCGTCGAGCACGCGGTGCTGCTGGAGCTGTTCACCGACGAAGGTGTGGGCACGCTGATCAAGGCCTGA
- the dut gene encoding dUTP diphosphatase has product MTEIELRVLDERARIPEYATFGSAGLDLRALLDAPLTLQPGDTELLRTGLSIHIQDPGMAAVILPRSGLGHKHGIVLGNLVGLIDSDYQGELMISVWNRGKTAFTVEPFERVAQLVLVPVVQARFRQVEAFGDSVRGEGGFGSSGRQ; this is encoded by the coding sequence ATGACCGAAATTGAGCTGCGTGTGCTCGACGAGCGCGCCCGCATCCCCGAGTACGCCACCTTCGGGTCCGCCGGACTCGATCTGCGCGCGTTGCTCGACGCGCCGCTGACGCTGCAGCCGGGCGACACCGAGCTGCTGCGCACCGGCCTGTCGATCCACATCCAGGACCCGGGCATGGCGGCGGTGATCCTTCCGCGCTCGGGGCTGGGCCACAAGCACGGCATCGTGCTGGGCAATCTGGTGGGGCTGATCGACTCGGACTACCAGGGCGAGCTCATGATCTCGGTGTGGAACCGCGGCAAGACCGCATTCACTGTCGAGCCCTTCGAGCGCGTCGCCCAGCTGGTGCTGGTACCGGTGGTGCAGGCACGCTTCCGGCAGGTCGAGGCGTTCGGCGACAGCGTGCGCGGCGAGGGCGGCTTCGGCTCGTCCGGGAGGCAGTGA
- a CDS encoding type II toxin-antitoxin system HicB family antitoxin has product MSIRYELIVYWSDPDQSFVVEVPELPGCMADGATYEDAVANARQVIAEWIDTARELGRTIPEPKGRLAYA; this is encoded by the coding sequence ATGTCGATTCGATATGAGCTCATCGTCTACTGGAGCGATCCGGATCAATCCTTCGTGGTCGAGGTACCGGAGCTGCCCGGCTGCATGGCAGACGGCGCGACTTACGAGGACGCGGTCGCCAACGCCCGGCAGGTCATCGCGGAGTGGATCGATACGGCTCGTGAGCTCGGCCGCACGATCCCGGAACCGAAAGGTCGGCTCGCGTATGCGTGA